AAGCGGTGTCGCGGACTATATTCTTAAGCCTCAACTAAATGGGGAAGAATTAATTAAAACCTTGCGGAAGATCGTTCCGGCTCCTTCCCTATCTGATAAAAGGAAGCCTAGTGAAGTTGCCATCGAGGAAGTTTTACAAAAGTGTGTACACGGTTATGCTTTAACAAGTGAAGAAGAGAGGCTTATGGAAGGATTGCCCTATGAGCAATACTGTCTGGCCGCCCTTTTTCATAAAAAGAGAGAAGCCTTAACCTACGCTGCAGTCTCTGAACAATTAAGCCAGCAGTTTGGGTCATTTAAATCCTGGCTAATTCCTTTAAATGTAAGCGGTACCGAAGTGGTGCTTTATAATTTTGAAGCCGATCAGCTTCCTTCCATTAAACAAAGCCTTGCTCAATTAAATGAGCAGTATCGCCAGTCAAGCACTTCTATGGTGATGAGCGTTCCGTTTCAAACCATTGATGAGATAAAAAGCGTGTACGAAAATAATCTCTTAAAGATGATAGATTACCTATTTTATCTGACAGAAGAACCTGTATTGTTCTATGATTCTTTACCTGAGGTCATCGAATACAAACCTTTTAATTTAAGTCAGTTTATTGAAATTTTTAAGCAGAAAAAGTTCGATGTTGCCATTCATTCTTTAGAGGAGCATATCGAATTATTAACTCACAACTATACGAAAGATATATTTGAATTTAAATCGTGGCTGGAAAATATCATTTTTAATGTGATCGTTCTGCTGGGCAATATGAAATATGATGTAGAAGATTTGGAGACAGCAAAATATGAATATTTTACGGATATAAATGAAGCCCAGGAGGCTGGACAGGCAGTCAGCCGATTTAAAGATTTTCTGGAATCTGTTCAAAAAATAATCAAGGTACATGATAATAAGAATGATTCTCCTAATATCCAGCATTTGCTGCAATACATCGAAGATCACTATACAGAACCTCTATCTTTAACCACTTTAGCTGAACATTTTCACTTTAATCCTTCTTATTTATCCAGTTATTTTAGTTCTCATCTTCATATCGGGTTTAGTGATTATTTGAATCAAGTGAGAATAGAGAAGGCAAAGCATATTCTCGCATCCAGCTCAGCTTCTGTCAGCCAGGTAAGTGAGATGGTGGGTTATGGAGAACCCAGTTATTTCTGTAAAGTATTTAAGCGGATCGAAGGACTGTCACCGGGCCGTTATCGAAAGAAAAGTTCATCAATGATTTGAGGACTGACTATGAAAAAAATTTTACGAGCCATTCAAATCAATAGTTTATTTATTAAAATGTTTCTTGTCATGGTTATTAGCATCATTACCGTTACTGTGCTCGTTACGTTTAGCACCATTCGCATGTCTAATAATCTATTTATTGAAACTTTCAGCATTACGAACACAAAAGTACTTAACCAAATTAGGCAGCAGTTTGAATCTTACAGCTATTCGGTTGTGTTTACGACCATCAACGTGCAGAACAACGGGACGATTAAGCGGTTATTAACAAAAGAGAATGTAAGCTCACTTGAA
This window of the Halobacillus sp. Marseille-Q1614 genome carries:
- a CDS encoding response regulator transcription factor, producing MSSLYGVLVVDDEMLIRQGIINYINWEEEGFQIVGEASNGREALQLIEELQPHIIMTDVVMPDVDGIELVKQVKKKYPSIEIIVLSSFENFDYVRSTFQSGVADYILKPQLNGEELIKTLRKIVPAPSLSDKRKPSEVAIEEVLQKCVHGYALTSEEERLMEGLPYEQYCLAALFHKKREALTYAAVSEQLSQQFGSFKSWLIPLNVSGTEVVLYNFEADQLPSIKQSLAQLNEQYRQSSTSMVMSVPFQTIDEIKSVYENNLLKMIDYLFYLTEEPVLFYDSLPEVIEYKPFNLSQFIEIFKQKKFDVAIHSLEEHIELLTHNYTKDIFEFKSWLENIIFNVIVLLGNMKYDVEDLETAKYEYFTDINEAQEAGQAVSRFKDFLESVQKIIKVHDNKNDSPNIQHLLQYIEDHYTEPLSLTTLAEHFHFNPSYLSSYFSSHLHIGFSDYLNQVRIEKAKHILASSSASVSQVSEMVGYGEPSYFCKVFKRIEGLSPGRYRKKSSSMI